A window of Candidatus Palauibacter soopunensis contains these coding sequences:
- a CDS encoding carboxypeptidase-like regulatory domain-containing protein — MARLAARQFAWSLAAAWGLAGGAGVLSAQESDCGDRASLRIRIVDDDGSAPVPNAVVVVRWTETERARRPVREVVGADGRLVLCAPRDATQATLWSEYGNFSSEETVVVIVAGMSHDITLMQRSGRIRTGRLMGHVRDAITDDPVVAATVSVPDRLRVAETDRRGRFVLSGVPVGMQELNVRHIGYAPLSYVLQVSPGLTTDVEIGMVPAPVEMEPIVATVTRSRRLEVKGFYERRHWSELVGTGTFYTAEDIDRRRPVEISHMIADESGIRLQCNARRTDCRLVNTRYSSGVAGACSLSFYVDGLPTRGIPLDDVVRPNEIAGIEIYKGLSSGPAEFPPSRCGLVAVWTK; from the coding sequence GTGGCACGGTTGGCGGCGCGGCAGTTCGCCTGGAGCCTCGCTGCGGCTTGGGGGCTGGCCGGAGGCGCCGGAGTTCTCTCGGCCCAGGAGTCGGATTGCGGGGACCGCGCGAGCTTGCGGATCCGTATCGTCGACGACGACGGCTCGGCTCCGGTCCCCAACGCGGTGGTGGTCGTGCGGTGGACGGAGACCGAGCGCGCGAGAAGGCCGGTGCGCGAAGTTGTCGGTGCCGACGGACGCCTCGTCCTCTGCGCTCCGCGGGACGCGACGCAGGCCACCCTCTGGTCGGAGTACGGGAACTTCTCGAGCGAAGAAACGGTCGTCGTCATCGTCGCCGGAATGTCCCACGACATCACGCTCATGCAGCGCTCGGGGCGGATCAGAACCGGGAGGCTGATGGGTCATGTGCGCGATGCCATCACGGATGATCCGGTGGTGGCCGCCACGGTCTCCGTTCCCGACCGTCTGCGGGTGGCCGAGACCGACCGCCGGGGGCGCTTCGTCCTCAGCGGCGTTCCGGTCGGCATGCAGGAACTCAACGTGCGTCACATCGGGTACGCTCCGCTGTCCTATGTGCTCCAGGTCTCGCCCGGCCTCACCACGGACGTGGAGATCGGCATGGTCCCGGCGCCCGTGGAGATGGAGCCGATCGTAGCGACCGTGACGCGGTCTCGCCGACTGGAGGTCAAGGGCTTCTACGAGCGCAGGCACTGGAGCGAACTCGTCGGCACGGGCACCTTCTACACGGCGGAGGACATCGATCGCCGCCGGCCGGTCGAAATCTCGCACATGATCGCCGACGAGTCGGGAATCCGGCTTCAGTGCAACGCCCGGCGTACCGACTGCAGGCTGGTGAACACGCGGTATTCGTCGGGAGTCGCGGGCGCCTGTTCGCTGAGCTTCTATGTCGACGGTCTGCCGACGAGGGGGATCCCACTGGACGACGTGGTGAGGCCGAACGAGATCGCGGGCATCGAGATATACAAGGGGCTGTCGTCGGGTCCGGCGGAGTTCCCGCCTTCCCGCTGCGGCCTCGTCGCGGTCTGGACGAAATGA
- a CDS encoding PQQ-dependent sugar dehydrogenase, with protein MSHPRCSRLLVVSLLTVAACAPGGGDPAGDEGDVVRTALHDFRVEEVADGLVRPFSLAFTPEGDLLVTERPGRLRIIRDGTLLPDSVEGLPPIRALGRGARSMAGFEQAGLRDAILHPDFKTNRLLYLSYVKPGPDSLGTIAIARGRFENDRLSDVEELFHADAPGNGTERSSMWGGRLVFDHDGYLFMTLGDRQWPPAGELEAHPAQNLANHNGSTIRLHDDGRVPADNPFVDREEIHPEIWTWGHRNAQGMAVHPETGELWQNEHGPQGGDELNLIEPGLNYGWPVVGYGVNYRTGARIHSGTLMEEMEPPEHIWVPSIGVSGMLFYTGDAFPEWRGDMLVGGLSGRRLARLRLDGREVAHEETLLEGIGRIRDVRQGPDGFIYLAIDGETRDVDGPATGIVRLVPAGRR; from the coding sequence ATGAGCCATCCCCGCTGCTCCCGTTTACTCGTCGTATCGCTCCTGACCGTCGCCGCGTGCGCCCCCGGCGGTGGAGACCCGGCGGGCGACGAAGGCGACGTCGTCCGGACCGCGCTGCACGACTTCCGGGTCGAAGAGGTGGCGGACGGACTCGTGCGCCCGTTCTCGCTCGCCTTCACGCCCGAGGGCGACCTCCTCGTGACGGAACGCCCCGGCCGGCTCCGCATCATCCGCGACGGCACGCTGCTCCCGGATTCCGTGGAGGGCCTGCCGCCGATCCGAGCGCTCGGACGCGGCGCCCGCTCCATGGCCGGCTTCGAGCAGGCGGGCCTGCGCGACGCGATCCTGCACCCGGATTTCAAGACGAACCGGCTCCTCTATCTGAGTTACGTGAAGCCGGGCCCCGATTCGCTGGGCACGATCGCGATCGCCCGCGGCCGGTTCGAGAACGACCGGTTGAGCGACGTCGAGGAGCTGTTCCACGCGGACGCGCCGGGGAACGGGACGGAGCGCAGTTCGATGTGGGGCGGGCGCCTCGTCTTCGACCACGACGGCTACCTGTTCATGACGCTGGGCGACCGGCAGTGGCCCCCGGCGGGCGAACTGGAGGCGCACCCCGCGCAGAATCTGGCCAACCACAACGGCAGCACGATCCGACTCCACGACGACGGTCGCGTCCCCGCGGACAATCCGTTCGTGGACCGGGAGGAGATCCACCCCGAGATCTGGACGTGGGGCCACCGCAACGCGCAGGGGATGGCGGTCCATCCGGAGACGGGAGAGCTGTGGCAGAACGAGCACGGCCCGCAGGGCGGCGATGAGCTGAACCTCATCGAGCCGGGGCTCAACTACGGCTGGCCCGTCGTCGGGTACGGCGTGAACTACCGAACCGGCGCGCGCATCCACTCGGGGACCCTGATGGAGGAGATGGAGCCGCCGGAGCACATCTGGGTTCCCTCCATAGGCGTCTCCGGGATGCTCTTCTACACGGGCGACGCGTTCCCCGAGTGGCGCGGCGACATGCTCGTCGGCGGTCTCAGCGGGCGACGCCTCGCGCGGCTGCGGTTGGACGGCCGGGAGGTGGCGCACGAGGAGACGCTGCTGGAGGGGATCGGCCGCATCCGGGACGTGCGCCAGGGACCGGACGGGTTCATCTACCTCGCGATCGACGGGGAGACGCGGGACGTGGACGGCCCCGCGACCGGCATCGTGCGCCTGGTGCCCGCCGGCCGGCGGTAG
- a CDS encoding DUF2911 domain-containing protein, producing MKRSSAWYLAVLLVAGCGGGSEAGEAEMAEMAETAEAMDEMADAGLACVVMGDVEGRASPLQELSFSYDGGEGLLCYGAPSARERVVMGELVPYGEVWRLGANEATALHLSAAATVGGVALGPGSYSLYATPGETEWEFHVNSEYDRWGIPIDAVVQSTEVGSFMATPSATAGMVEMMTFEQVDGALRFSWENTQVDIPLGM from the coding sequence ATGAAGCGAAGCAGCGCGTGGTACCTCGCCGTTCTTCTGGTCGCGGGATGCGGCGGAGGATCCGAGGCCGGCGAGGCGGAGATGGCGGAGATGGCGGAGACGGCCGAAGCCATGGACGAAATGGCGGACGCGGGGCTGGCCTGCGTCGTCATGGGCGATGTGGAAGGCCGGGCGAGCCCGCTCCAGGAGCTGAGCTTCTCGTACGACGGGGGTGAAGGTCTCCTCTGCTACGGCGCGCCGTCGGCCCGCGAGCGCGTGGTCATGGGCGAGCTCGTCCCTTACGGGGAGGTCTGGCGCCTCGGTGCGAACGAAGCGACGGCGCTCCACCTCTCGGCCGCCGCCACGGTCGGCGGCGTCGCGCTCGGGCCCGGCAGCTACTCGCTGTACGCCACGCCCGGCGAGACGGAATGGGAGTTCCACGTGAACTCGGAGTACGACCGCTGGGGGATCCCGATCGACGCCGTCGTCCAGAGCACCGAGGTGGGCAGTTTCATGGCGACGCCCTCGGCAACCGCCGGCATGGTGGAGATGATGACCTTCGAGCAGGTGGACGGCGCGCTCCGCTTCTCGTGGGAGAACACCCAGGTCGATATCCCCCTCGGCATGTAG
- a CDS encoding GNAT family protein, translating into MIELRPVTLEGHGVRLEPMGLEHAAALAEAAADGELWNLFFTFVPAPDEVTDYIETALEGQTAGHMLPWVVRLADTGAVIGSTRYHDILPHVDRVEIGYTWYSASHQRTHVNTACKILLMTHAFETAGCGVVGLRTDGMNLRSQRAIEALGAKKDGVLRNHSLRRDGSVRDDVMYSVLLHEWPAIKRHLETRLWRHR; encoded by the coding sequence ATGATCGAACTTCGGCCCGTGACCCTCGAGGGACACGGCGTCCGGCTGGAACCCATGGGCCTGGAGCACGCCGCCGCGCTCGCCGAGGCCGCCGCGGACGGGGAGTTGTGGAACCTCTTCTTCACCTTCGTCCCGGCCCCGGACGAAGTGACCGACTACATCGAGACGGCGCTCGAGGGCCAGACCGCCGGCCACATGCTGCCGTGGGTCGTCCGGCTCGCGGACACCGGCGCGGTGATCGGCTCCACCCGCTACCACGACATCCTGCCGCACGTCGACCGGGTGGAGATCGGCTACACCTGGTACAGCGCGAGCCACCAGCGAACGCACGTCAACACGGCGTGCAAGATCCTCCTCATGACGCACGCCTTCGAGACGGCGGGATGTGGAGTGGTGGGACTGCGCACGGACGGGATGAACCTGCGCTCCCAGCGGGCCATCGAGGCGCTCGGCGCAAAGAAGGACGGTGTCCTGCGCAATCACTCCCTGCGCCGCGACGGGAGCGTGCGCGACGACGTGATGTACTCCGTCCTCCTCCACGAATGGCCCGCCATCAAGCGGCACCTCGAAACCCGCCTCTGGCGCCACCGCTGA
- a CDS encoding DNA methyltransferase, with translation MGQSFKNVYFRDYPETPSSGRSSLTLAFGPRDQDVFRAVKHLTSDALRSALGQESFLSLRSDAKRHGRSVNAFCIHMLRNQLRASRDSANLHLPGFGTANPLTLDPIQATFVGGRDQPLHEWYPYLEGYSPAFVEAVIENYCPNATSVFDPFAGTGTTPLTASRLGKKACFGEINPVLQFVIAAKVLALRLRSRDRVRLTHSLLVLADVLDKRLDDSSPDAQLRRTHDSVFGASVFFDPEVFEDVLRYRTLIDAIGREDPLVGRFLTVAVLRSLIPASRLIRRGDLRFRTDAEMAGFQPDIRGATRTALRRIAQDTQVSSRIDETPTLLLENAKRLHLIPDVSFASVVTSPPYLNGTNYFRNTKVELWFLRCLGSRDDLARLRYSSLTCGINDVTVRKPIGRLPSSAERVVSRLEEVAYDTRIPRMVACFASEMRSILHAVADRMQEDGTIVIDIGDSAYAGVHVPTDMFIEESLDSAGFELRDQVVLRRRFSRSQIRLAQKLLVFAPKSTFASRPPSSQTPPRNWSAAWTAFKDTLPHQQGEFAKRNWGHPLHSLCSYQGKMKPSLAAHLVRTFTSPGDRIVDPFSGVGTIPFEAALHGVTAWGFDISPPAVHIAAGKIGNWTLAECDETVQRLRDCLKDRDVRSEDMESAQSIRFNGDLTSYFHEETLREILVARRFFLAHPPSSAAESLVLACLLHILHGNRPYALSRRSHPITPFAPTGDTFYRPLMPRLVDKLNRSTRVEVEDGFAHGYSLFQDATGWWPSEVDSLDAVITSPPFFSSTRFYLGNWMRLWFCGWERRDFQDRPAAFVEKRQKGGFDVYRPMLRQARERLRSGGVVVLHLGASKKCDMAKELARVAKRWFRVVDTYSECVSHCESHGIRDKGTVSSHQYLVLQ, from the coding sequence ATGGGACAGTCATTCAAGAACGTGTACTTCCGCGATTACCCAGAGACGCCGTCGTCTGGCCGGTCTAGTCTCACGCTCGCCTTCGGGCCTCGTGATCAAGATGTCTTCCGAGCTGTGAAGCACCTGACAAGTGACGCGCTACGCTCGGCGCTCGGCCAGGAGAGCTTCCTGTCACTTCGGAGCGACGCCAAACGACACGGTAGGTCGGTCAACGCCTTCTGCATCCACATGCTGCGAAATCAGCTCCGAGCAAGCCGGGACTCCGCGAATCTGCATCTGCCGGGATTCGGGACTGCGAATCCACTAACTCTTGACCCCATCCAAGCAACGTTCGTTGGAGGCCGCGATCAACCTCTGCACGAATGGTATCCGTACCTTGAGGGATACTCCCCAGCCTTCGTTGAGGCTGTAATCGAGAACTACTGCCCCAATGCGACCAGCGTATTCGATCCATTTGCTGGCACGGGCACGACCCCGCTCACAGCTTCACGTCTTGGGAAGAAAGCGTGTTTTGGCGAGATCAACCCCGTCCTTCAGTTCGTCATCGCTGCCAAGGTGCTCGCCCTCCGTTTGCGTAGCCGTGACCGAGTCCGTCTCACACACTCGCTTCTGGTGCTGGCTGACGTTCTCGACAAGAGACTCGATGATTCCTCGCCGGATGCGCAATTGCGTCGTACCCATGATTCGGTGTTTGGCGCCAGTGTGTTCTTCGATCCCGAAGTCTTCGAGGACGTGCTGCGATACCGGACTCTGATCGACGCCATCGGTCGCGAGGATCCGCTCGTGGGACGCTTCCTTACGGTAGCTGTACTGAGATCGCTAATCCCCGCGTCCCGGCTGATTCGGCGAGGGGATCTGCGATTCAGGACGGATGCCGAAATGGCGGGCTTCCAGCCAGATATACGTGGCGCGACAAGAACGGCCTTGAGGAGAATCGCGCAGGACACTCAGGTGTCATCACGAATCGACGAAACACCGACCTTGCTTCTGGAGAACGCCAAACGCTTACACCTGATTCCCGATGTGTCTTTCGCGTCTGTTGTCACGAGCCCACCGTACTTGAATGGGACCAACTACTTTAGGAATACGAAAGTCGAACTCTGGTTCCTCAGATGCCTTGGAAGTCGTGACGATCTCGCCCGCCTCCGATACTCCTCCCTCACATGTGGGATCAACGATGTAACCGTTCGCAAGCCAATCGGACGCCTGCCATCGTCGGCCGAGCGGGTTGTGAGCCGGCTGGAGGAAGTCGCTTATGATACGAGGATCCCTCGTATGGTGGCGTGCTTCGCTTCGGAGATGAGGTCAATACTCCACGCGGTAGCTGATCGGATGCAGGAAGATGGTACCATCGTTATCGATATTGGGGACTCTGCGTACGCAGGCGTGCATGTGCCGACAGACATGTTCATCGAGGAGTCTCTCGATTCAGCCGGCTTCGAGCTCCGTGACCAAGTAGTACTCCGCCGCCGCTTTTCTCGCAGTCAGATTAGATTGGCCCAGAAGCTACTCGTATTCGCTCCCAAATCGACGTTCGCTTCGAGACCGCCAAGTTCACAGACACCGCCCAGGAATTGGTCGGCCGCTTGGACAGCTTTCAAGGATACGCTCCCTCATCAGCAGGGAGAGTTTGCTAAACGCAATTGGGGACACCCTCTTCATTCTCTTTGTTCGTATCAGGGAAAGATGAAGCCATCGCTGGCCGCGCATCTTGTTCGGACGTTTACTTCGCCGGGCGACCGAATCGTGGACCCCTTTTCCGGCGTGGGCACGATACCATTCGAAGCCGCATTGCATGGCGTCACTGCGTGGGGATTCGATATCAGCCCGCCAGCGGTTCATATCGCAGCCGGTAAGATCGGGAATTGGACTCTTGCGGAATGCGACGAGACGGTACAGCGACTCAGAGACTGTTTGAAGGACCGTGACGTTCGTAGCGAAGACATGGAATCGGCGCAGTCCATTCGTTTCAACGGCGACCTTACCTCTTATTTCCATGAGGAGACACTGAGAGAGATACTCGTCGCGCGTCGGTTTTTTCTCGCTCATCCACCGAGCAGCGCCGCCGAGTCACTCGTATTGGCTTGTCTGCTGCACATCCTTCACGGTAATCGCCCGTATGCGCTCAGCCGAAGATCGCATCCGATCACACCCTTCGCCCCAACCGGTGACACGTTCTATCGGCCGCTCATGCCAAGGCTCGTAGACAAGCTGAACCGGAGTACGAGGGTAGAGGTGGAGGACGGGTTTGCCCACGGATACTCGCTGTTCCAAGATGCGACAGGGTGGTGGCCCTCGGAAGTGGACTCACTGGATGCAGTAATCACCTCGCCGCCATTCTTCAGTAGCACTCGCTTCTATCTCGGGAACTGGATGCGGTTGTGGTTCTGCGGTTGGGAGCGGAGGGACTTTCAAGATCGTCCGGCAGCGTTCGTGGAAAAGCGCCAGAAGGGCGGGTTCGATGTCTACCGACCGATGCTGCGGCAGGCACGAGAACGGCTGCGATCGGGGGGTGTTGTGGTACTACACCTCGGAGCCAGCAAGAAGTGCGATATGGCAAAGGAGCTTGCGCGGGTCGCCAAGAGGTGGTTCCGAGTCGTTGATACCTACTCGGAGTGTGTGTCCCACTGCGAGAGCCACGGCATTCGCGACAAGGGGACCGTATCGAGCCATCAATACCTAGTGCTTCAATAG
- a CDS encoding amidohydrolase family protein, producing the protein MLRAHAVTSIPAVRPAVLAIAAVLVAGCATDGGEGGAGVTAFEGATVLTGDGSVISSAVFLVQDGQFAAVGASGDVEVPDGAERVDLGGKTVMPAIVNAHLHLSSERDERIEQLRHMAYYGAGAVVSLGTETGGIGIEMRDEVIPDAARAKTADRGITMPEPGRSEAPYWIETEEEGRDAVRELAERQADIIKIWVDDRGGRYEQLPPELYGAIIDEAHGHGLMVTAHVFYLEDAKELLRAGVDVFAHGVRDLDADDELMALWAERPEVVLVPNLPGPGVALDLSWLAGTVPADQLAEMQAASVDNPAARESFGIQARNLARFAEAGIRISFGTDGNAAWAVHQEMEDMVRSGMTPGDVIVAATKTSAELMSWDDLGEIAAGKSADFIVMDANPLDDITNTRRIDAVYLRGDMVDRDGISAHMLGGGTE; encoded by the coding sequence ATGCTTCGCGCCCATGCGGTCACATCGATCCCCGCCGTTCGTCCCGCCGTCCTCGCGATCGCCGCCGTCCTGGTGGCCGGTTGCGCGACCGATGGAGGCGAAGGGGGCGCCGGCGTGACGGCGTTCGAGGGCGCCACGGTCCTCACGGGCGACGGCTCCGTGATCTCGTCCGCCGTCTTCCTCGTCCAGGATGGCCAGTTCGCCGCCGTCGGGGCGAGCGGTGACGTCGAGGTGCCGGACGGCGCGGAACGGGTGGACCTCGGCGGCAAGACGGTCATGCCCGCGATCGTGAACGCGCACCTCCACCTCTCCTCCGAGCGCGATGAGCGGATCGAACAGCTCCGGCACATGGCGTATTACGGGGCGGGGGCCGTCGTGAGCCTCGGGACGGAGACCGGCGGCATCGGGATCGAGATGCGCGACGAAGTCATCCCGGACGCGGCCCGCGCGAAGACGGCCGACCGCGGGATCACGATGCCGGAGCCCGGCCGCTCGGAGGCCCCCTACTGGATCGAGACGGAGGAGGAGGGACGGGACGCGGTCCGGGAACTGGCGGAGCGGCAGGCTGACATCATCAAGATCTGGGTGGACGACCGCGGAGGGCGGTACGAGCAACTCCCCCCGGAACTCTACGGCGCGATCATCGATGAAGCGCACGGGCACGGTCTCATGGTGACGGCCCACGTCTTCTATCTGGAGGACGCCAAGGAGCTGCTGCGCGCGGGCGTGGACGTGTTCGCGCACGGCGTGCGCGACCTCGACGCGGACGACGAACTCATGGCACTGTGGGCCGAGCGCCCGGAGGTCGTCCTTGTCCCCAACCTTCCCGGGCCGGGGGTGGCGCTCGACCTGAGTTGGCTGGCCGGCACCGTGCCGGCGGACCAGTTGGCGGAGATGCAGGCGGCCTCCGTGGACAACCCCGCCGCGCGGGAGTCCTTCGGGATCCAGGCGCGGAACCTGGCCCGCTTCGCCGAGGCCGGCATCCGGATCTCCTTCGGCACCGACGGCAACGCGGCCTGGGCCGTGCACCAGGAGATGGAGGACATGGTCCGCTCCGGCATGACGCCGGGTGACGTCATCGTCGCGGCGACGAAGACGTCCGCCGAACTGATGAGCTGGGACGACCTCGGCGAGATCGCGGCCGGCAAGAGCGCCGACTTCATCGTGATGGACGCGAACCCGCTCGACGACATCACGAACACGCGCCGGATCGACGCCGTCTATCTGCGGGGAGACATGGTCGATCGCGACGGGATCAGCGCCCACATGCTCGGGGGCGGGACGGAGTGA
- a CDS encoding carboxypeptidase regulatory-like domain-containing protein codes for MLRVVVMDEAGAIPIPTATVILRWTETDQVRRPVRQDVGSDGGLVLCAPPDARRATLWAEFADASSEEAVVSIARGVLHEVELRLRSGSVRTGRLIGEVRDALTNRPVVAAAISVVGGAAVAETNRRGVFILSGVPVGVHELAVRRLGYAPLDHTVAVLRGVTTEVEIGMAPQPMEMEPIVATAMRSRRLEIKGFYERKYWGELIGGATFLTEADIERRRPIFISHMIADEPGIRLQNCRLRRGSCQLVNIRASSRMLGGCPVKFYLDGTPVRALGGRMGESIDDLVRPHDIAGVEIYVSASSLAAEFGGSASQCGVVAIWTK; via the coding sequence GTGCTGCGCGTGGTGGTCATGGATGAGGCTGGTGCGATTCCGATTCCGACCGCCACCGTGATTCTTCGCTGGACCGAGACGGATCAGGTGCGAAGACCGGTGCGCCAGGACGTGGGGTCCGATGGTGGCCTTGTGCTTTGTGCTCCGCCCGACGCTCGCCGGGCCACGCTATGGGCAGAGTTCGCGGATGCATCGAGCGAGGAGGCCGTGGTCAGCATAGCGCGGGGAGTGTTGCATGAAGTGGAGCTCAGGCTCCGTTCAGGGTCGGTGAGGACGGGACGCCTGATCGGTGAGGTGCGAGACGCTCTGACCAATAGGCCGGTCGTGGCAGCGGCGATCTCTGTCGTGGGCGGTGCGGCCGTGGCTGAGACCAACCGGCGGGGCGTTTTCATTCTGAGTGGCGTTCCGGTCGGTGTGCATGAACTGGCTGTACGGCGCCTCGGTTACGCTCCCCTTGATCATACCGTGGCGGTGTTACGCGGAGTCACGACGGAGGTCGAGATCGGGATGGCTCCGCAGCCCATGGAGATGGAACCGATCGTGGCCACGGCGATGAGATCGCGCCGACTGGAGATCAAGGGCTTCTACGAGCGCAAGTACTGGGGTGAACTCATCGGCGGGGCGACCTTCCTTACGGAGGCTGACATCGAGCGGCGCCGGCCGATATTCATCTCGCACATGATCGCCGACGAGCCGGGGATCCGACTGCAAAACTGCCGCCTTCGACGAGGCAGCTGCCAGTTGGTGAACATAAGAGCATCTTCGCGGATGCTGGGGGGATGCCCGGTAAAGTTCTATCTCGATGGCACGCCGGTCAGGGCTCTCGGTGGACGAATGGGGGAGTCCATCGACGATCTGGTACGGCCGCACGATATCGCGGGCGTCGAAATATACGTGAGCGCTTCGTCCCTCGCGGCAGAGTTCGGCGGATCCGCCTCCCAGTGCGGGGTCGTCGCAATCTGGACGAAGTAG
- a CDS encoding DUF3883 domain-containing protein produces the protein MKRLDEADRGDRGWFIITRVHVSLSWLESIAGYLANRAGRGIVELTYGDYQRLARIVDIDSDDPGRQLRRHHLLAMDKPLRLLRRVEGNRWRRIQLTERGHDLANSDDPSAVVEDALAAMRFAVEPWSPPQRVREYSEFDVPVYEIARQLLATCDGYIDRDEFDLFVSRIRTDEEVPWAAEAIGAYRELTKREKDSLHRKVRNRMPGAKQYSNWRDIGLHTFSLFSLGTSMVRQDTRLLLTTAWVQERAAYRPADGRAASAGPPPRGSSPPLLRMPTPPEVEGLLEPPTAPVGNDGADAESFVAKVLRSQGWQVAFYTNRRGYGFDLWARRKDRAMLVEVKSSLGDLDAVSLTSTEYRAARQHGDSYFLALVEHVASASPKLRIIQNPAAKLAVQKQSATSYVIYRAEWLRLTR, from the coding sequence GTGAAACGCCTTGACGAAGCGGATCGCGGAGACCGTGGCTGGTTCATCATCACGAGAGTCCACGTTTCCCTCTCGTGGCTGGAGAGCATTGCCGGATACCTCGCGAACCGGGCTGGGCGTGGTATCGTTGAGTTGACCTACGGCGACTACCAGCGATTGGCGAGAATCGTCGATATCGACAGCGACGACCCAGGGCGTCAGTTGCGTCGTCATCATCTTCTCGCTATGGACAAGCCCCTGCGACTCCTGCGCCGAGTGGAGGGCAATAGATGGCGGCGGATCCAGCTCACCGAGCGTGGCCATGACCTGGCCAATTCGGACGACCCGTCAGCCGTGGTTGAAGATGCGCTCGCCGCAATGCGATTCGCGGTCGAGCCTTGGTCGCCGCCTCAGCGCGTCAGGGAATACAGCGAGTTCGACGTGCCGGTGTACGAGATAGCACGACAGTTGCTTGCGACCTGCGACGGTTACATCGACCGGGACGAGTTCGACCTTTTCGTATCCCGGATACGTACGGACGAGGAAGTGCCGTGGGCAGCCGAAGCTATCGGAGCGTACCGTGAGTTGACGAAACGGGAAAAGGACTCTCTGCACCGCAAAGTACGGAACCGTATGCCGGGGGCCAAGCAGTATTCGAATTGGCGTGATATCGGGCTGCACACATTCTCCCTCTTTTCCCTTGGGACGAGCATGGTGCGTCAGGATACCCGATTGCTGTTGACGACGGCGTGGGTCCAAGAGCGAGCCGCATATCGCCCGGCCGACGGAAGGGCCGCGTCAGCCGGGCCTCCGCCGAGAGGATCTTCACCGCCGCTCTTACGGATGCCTACGCCACCGGAGGTCGAAGGTTTACTCGAACCCCCTACCGCGCCGGTTGGGAATGATGGCGCAGATGCCGAGAGCTTCGTTGCTAAGGTTCTGAGGTCACAGGGATGGCAGGTCGCGTTCTATACTAATCGGCGTGGCTATGGCTTCGACCTCTGGGCGCGCCGGAAAGATCGGGCCATGTTGGTCGAGGTGAAGAGCAGCCTCGGCGATCTGGATGCCGTGAGTCTCACGTCGACCGAGTATCGGGCGGCTCGTCAGCACGGCGACAGCTACTTCCTGGCGCTCGTCGAGCACGTTGCCAGCGCGTCCCCCAAGCTTCGGATCATTCAGAATCCGGCCGCGAAGCTCGCAGTCCAGAAGCAGAGCGCCACCAGCTACGTCATCTACCGTGCGGAGTGGCTACGACTCACGCGCTGA
- a CDS encoding Ig-like domain-containing protein, which yields MRSVGGFRASPVFLLALLACGDDPAAPALPVPTSISIAPSTVTLWRGVSFHLTATVRDQDDRPMSAVAVSWRSGDPSTATVDATGLVTAVGSGETTVTATAGAASGTAVVNVDNEATDRVVLTALYETTNGTGWRNAGNWLSDAPLADWYGVEVDAAGRVTKLQLGENGLEGPIPLVIGHLPTLTELYLHDNALAGSIPPIIGQLSELRILELWSNDLTGSIPPEPRALHVYDGLTTC from the coding sequence ATGCGGAGCGTCGGCGGGTTTCGCGCGTCCCCCGTCTTTCTCCTCGCTCTCCTGGCCTGCGGAGACGATCCGGCGGCGCCCGCGCTCCCCGTACCGACGTCGATCTCGATTGCGCCGTCCACCGTGACGCTGTGGCGGGGCGTCAGTTTCCATCTCACGGCGACCGTCCGCGACCAGGACGACCGCCCGATGTCCGCGGTCGCGGTGAGCTGGCGGTCCGGTGACCCTTCCACCGCGACGGTCGACGCGACGGGGCTCGTAACGGCCGTCGGGAGCGGGGAGACGACGGTGACGGCGACGGCGGGCGCCGCCTCGGGGACGGCGGTCGTGAACGTCGACAACGAAGCCACGGACCGGGTCGTCCTCACGGCCCTGTACGAGACGACGAACGGCACGGGGTGGAGGAACGCGGGCAACTGGCTCAGCGACGCGCCGCTCGCGGACTGGTACGGAGTCGAAGTCGACGCCGCCGGCCGCGTCACGAAGCTGCAACTCGGCGAGAACGGTCTCGAGGGGCCGATCCCGCTCGTGATCGGCCACCTCCCCACGCTCACGGAGTTGTACCTCCACGACAACGCGCTGGCCGGCTCGATCCCTCCGATCATCGGCCAGCTGTCCGAACTCCGGATTCTCGAACTGTGGTCCAACGACCTCACGGGCTCGATCCCGCCCGAACCGCGAGCACTTCATGTATATGATGGCCTTACAACGTGTTAG